In one window of Epinephelus fuscoguttatus linkage group LG20, E.fuscoguttatus.final_Chr_v1 DNA:
- the rbp3 gene encoding retinol-binding protein 3 has product MAKAIFLLAPLLVLGNVFFIHAAFDSNLIIDMAKIVMDNYCSPEKLQGMKEAIEAASSNTEVLNIPDAETLANVLSAGVQTTVSDPRLMVSYEPNYVPVVPPKMPPLPPEQLIAVLQTSIKLDILEGNIGYLRIDHILGEEVADKVGPLLLDLVWNKILPTSALIFDLRYTGSGDITGLSYIVSYFTEAEPALHIDSVYDRPSNTTTKLFSMPALLGQRYGVTKPLIILTSKNTKGIAEDVAYCLQNLKRATIVGEKTAGGSVKVDKIKVGDTDFYITVPTAKSVNPITGSTWEVTGVTPDVEVNAEDALATAIKIVNLRAQVPAIIEGSAALIADNYAFEDIGADVAEKLRGLLANGEYNMVVSKERLGVKLSADLKTLSGDKSLKTTSNTPVLPPMDYTPEMYIELIKVSFHTDVFENNIGYLRFDMFGDFEEVKAIAQIIVEHVWNKIVNTDGLIIDLRNNIGGPTTAIAGFCSYFFDADKQILLDKLYDRPSGTTIELRTLPELTGTRYGSKKSLLILTSGATAGAAEEFVYIMKKLGRAMIIGETTAGTSHPPKTFGVGETDIFLSIPTVHSDTAAGPAWEGAGIAPHIPVAADAALETAKGILNKHFAGQK; this is encoded by the exons ATGGCAAAGGCTATTTTCCTGTTGGCACCTCTGCTAGTTTTGGGGAATGTTTTCTTTATCCATGCTGCGTTTGACTCCAACCTCATCATAGATATGGCAAAAATTGTCATGGACAATTATTGCTCACCAGAGAAGCTGCAGGGGATGAAGGAGGCAATTGAAGCAGCCAGCAGCAACACGGAGGTTCTCAACATCCCAGACGCTGAAACCTTGGCAAATGTTCTCAGTGCTGGAGTCCAGACCACAGTCAGTGACCCACGCTTGATGGTCTCCTATGAGCCAAACTATGTCCCTGTGGTTCCCCCGAAGATGCCCCCCTTGCCCCCTGAGCAGCTCATTGCCGTCCTACAGACTTCGATCAAGCTTGACATCCTGGAGGGCAACATTGGCTACCTGAGGATCGATCACATCCTTGGGGAGGAGGTCGCTGACAAGGTTGGCCCTTTGCTCCTCGACCTGGTCTGGAATAAAATCTTGCCAACATCAGCTCTCATTTTTGACTTGCGCTACACTGGAAGCGGAGACATCACAGGACTCTCCTATATTGTGTCTTACTTCACTGAAGCCGAGCCTGCACTTCACATCGACAGCGTGTATGACCGTCCCTCAAACACCACCACAAAGCTGTTTTCTATGCCTGCACTCCTGGGGCAGAGGTATGGTGTTACCAAACCCCTTATCATCCTCACCAGCAAAAACACCAAGGGCATTGCTGAGGATGTCGCCTACTGCCTCCAGAACCTGAAGAGGGCCACCATTGTGGGCGAGAAGACCGCTGGGGGCTCTGTAAAAGTTGATAAAATCAAAGTGGGAGACACTGACTTCTACATTACCGTGCCAACCGCAAAGTCAGTCAACCCCATCACCGGCTCCACCTGGGAGGTTACAGGTGTGACCCCTGATGTGGAGGTCAATGCAGAGGATGCCCTTGCGACTGCCATCAAGATTGTCAACCTCCGTGCCCAAGTTCCAGCCATCATTGAGGGATCAGCAGCCCTGATTGCCGACAACTATGCCTTTGAAGATATCGGGGCCGATGTTGCAGAGAAGTTGAGAGGACTACTGGCAAACGGCGAGTACAACATGGTTGTCTCCAAGGAAAGACTGGGGGTGAAGCTGTCTGCTGACCTGAAGACCCTGTCTGGAGACAAGAGCCTGAAGACCACGAGCAACACCCCAGTCCTTCCACCCATG GATTATACTCCAGAGATGTACATTGAGCTGATCAAAGTCTCCTTCCACACTGATGTATTCGAGAACAACATCGGCTACTTGCGCTTTGACATGTTCGGAGACTTTGAGGAGGTCAAGGCCATCGCCCAGATTATTGTTGAGCACGTCTGGAACAAAATTGTCAACACTGACGGTTTGATCATTGACCTCAG GAACAACATCGGTGGCCCAACAACAGCCATTGCAGGCTTCTGCTCTTACTTCTTTGATGCTGACAAGCAGATTTTGCTGGACAAGCTGTATGACAGGCCGTCCGGCACCACCATCGAGCTCCGAACCCTGCCTGAACTCACTG GAACAAGGTATGGCTCCAAGAAGAGCCTGCTCATCCTGACCAGTGGAGCGACTGCTGGCGCCGCAGAGGAGTTTGTCTACATCATGAAGAAGCTCGGCCGTGCCATGATCATTGGAGAGACCACCGCCGGGACTTCCCACCCACCCAAGACCTTTGGTGTTGGTGAGACTGACATCTTCCTTAGCATCCCCACCGTCCACTCCGACACTGCTGCCGGGCCAGCCTGGGAGGGAGCTGGCATCGCACCTCACATACCTGTCGCAGCTGACGCCGCCCTTGAGACCGCCAAGGGCATCCTCAACAAGCACTTTGCAGGCCAGAAGTAA